A genomic segment from Triticum dicoccoides isolate Atlit2015 ecotype Zavitan chromosome 1A, WEW_v2.0, whole genome shotgun sequence encodes:
- the LOC119361319 gene encoding uncharacterized protein LOC119361319 produces the protein MIRAEDLDLIVRLDGSKYGKESTERGTCMNRTEELLYAIKDDLQALRQKFLFEIVTCKDNEIQLPLVTSFLQRHGLINTVTFKGSALQDSTQRNTSMGKMFPYR, from the exons ATGATAAGAGCGGAAGATTTGGATTTAATTGTTAGGCTCGATGGCTCAAAATACGGCAAGGAATCAACTGAAAGAGGAACATGTATGAATCGTACGGAAGAACTACTATATGCTATTAAG GATGATTTACAAGCTCTACGTCAGAAATTTCTTTTTGAGATTGTAACATGCAAGGACAATGAAATTCAGCTGCCGTTAGTAACTTCTTTCCTGCAGAGACAT GGTCTCATTAATACTGTCACCTTCAAGGGAAGTGCACTGCAAGATTCAACTCAAAGGAATACTTCCATGGGAAAAATGTTTCCTTACCGATAg